The Hymenobacter baengnokdamensis genome includes a region encoding these proteins:
- the dusB gene encoding tRNA dihydrouridine synthase DusB, with amino-acid sequence MVTIRTIQLPDFPLLLAPMEDVSDPPFRAVCKANGADLMYTEFISSEGLIRAAAKSRQKLDVFDYERPIGIQLFGSDVDTMGECAAISTEAGPDLIDINYGCPVKQVALRGAGAALLRDVPKMVAMTAAVVKNTHLPVTVKTRLGWDNDTLNVEEVAERLQDVGIEALTVHGRTRVQLYKGEADWRLIAKIKNNPRIKIPIFGNGDIDSPEKALAYKNRYGVDGVMIGRAAIGYPWIFREVKHFVATGQHLAPPTLEERIAMCRMHFDKSLEWKGPKAGIFEMRRHYAHYFRGLEGAKQWRTRLVDAENGEQVYAILEEIAASDAVLVG; translated from the coding sequence GTGGTTACGATTCGTACTATTCAGCTGCCCGACTTCCCGCTGCTGCTCGCGCCAATGGAAGACGTATCGGACCCGCCCTTCCGGGCCGTGTGCAAGGCCAATGGGGCCGACCTCATGTACACCGAGTTTATTTCGAGCGAAGGACTGATTCGGGCGGCGGCCAAAAGCCGGCAGAAGCTCGACGTGTTCGACTACGAGCGGCCCATTGGCATTCAGCTCTTTGGCTCCGACGTAGACACGATGGGCGAATGCGCGGCCATCAGCACCGAGGCCGGGCCCGATTTGATTGACATCAACTACGGCTGCCCGGTGAAGCAGGTGGCCCTGCGCGGCGCGGGCGCGGCGCTGCTGCGCGACGTTCCCAAGATGGTAGCCATGACCGCCGCCGTAGTCAAAAATACCCACCTGCCGGTGACCGTAAAAACCCGCCTGGGCTGGGACAACGACACGCTGAACGTAGAGGAAGTAGCTGAGCGCCTGCAGGATGTGGGCATTGAGGCGCTTACCGTGCACGGCCGCACCCGCGTGCAGCTCTACAAAGGCGAAGCCGACTGGCGGCTTATCGCCAAAATCAAGAACAACCCGCGCATTAAAATTCCCATATTCGGCAATGGCGATATTGATTCACCCGAAAAAGCGCTCGCTTACAAGAACCGCTACGGCGTGGATGGCGTGATGATAGGCCGGGCCGCTATCGGCTATCCGTGGATTTTTCGGGAAGTAAAGCACTTCGTGGCTACGGGCCAGCACCTGGCCCCGCCCACGCTGGAAGAGCGCATTGCCATGTGCCGGATGCACTTCGACAAAAGCCTGGAGTGGAAAGGCCCGAAGGCCGGTATTTTTGAGATGCGACGGCACTACGCGCATTATTTCCGCGGGCTCGAAGGGGCCAAGCAGTGGCGCACCCGCCTGGTCGATGCTGAAAACGGGGAGCAGGTATACGCTATATTAGAAGAAATTGCGGCCAGCGACGCCGTGCTGGTGGGCTAG
- a CDS encoding DUF4174 domain-containing protein — translation MTASTWIFCGLAMLGLLAAHPTPTPSLAHTLQASRWQHRLLLIGAPTASQADFQQQKKLLAASKKGLAERDFQVIEVVYDQLSPADRQCWTQRLAQPLAGFRAVLIGKDGGVKRTENQPLAPADLFGTVDKMPMRRTEMQNGR, via the coding sequence ATGACGGCTTCCACCTGGATATTTTGCGGGCTGGCTATGCTCGGGCTGCTGGCTGCCCACCCCACCCCCACACCCAGCCTGGCGCACACGCTGCAAGCCAGTCGCTGGCAGCACCGGCTGCTGCTCATTGGCGCGCCCACGGCTAGCCAAGCCGATTTCCAGCAGCAGAAAAAGCTGCTGGCTGCCAGCAAAAAGGGATTAGCCGAGCGCGATTTTCAGGTAATTGAGGTTGTCTACGACCAGCTTTCGCCCGCCGACCGCCAGTGCTGGACCCAGCGGCTCGCCCAGCCGCTGGCCGGCTTTCGAGCCGTGCTCATCGGCAAAGACGGCGGCGTGAAGCGCACTGAAAACCAGCCGCTAGCCCCTGCCGACCTCTTCGGCACCGTCGATAAAATGCCCATGCGCCGCACGGAGATGCAGAATGGGAGATAG
- the gndA gene encoding NADP-dependent phosphogluconate dehydrogenase — protein sequence MSDTPMDYAFGMIGLGTMGRNLLLNMADHGFAVAGYDKNQKQVDLLGQEGQGKPVKGFMDSKEFVQSIKMPRAIMMLVPAGAIVDSVIAEMTPLLSPGDILIDGGNSHFTDTERRAKELAAKNLHFFGMGVSGGEEGARFGPSMMPGGDAEAYKVMQPVFEAIAAKVDGAPCVAYMGPGAAGHFVKMVHNGIEYGLMELIAETYGVLKTGLGLDNAAIGQVFTQWNEGRLQSFLLDITKDIFAFNAPGTDHLLLDDIKDEARAKGTGKWTSQVAMDLQAPIPTIDTAVSMRDLSKYKELRVQLAAQYGPEAGQLPGNKEEVLRQLEQAFYFSMIMSYAQGMHLLAKASEEYKYDLHLATIAKIWRGGCIIRSAFLNDIFNAFEGNNQLAHLLLDGKVQPLVQGSVGGARSLIAAAVTSGLAVPAYTSALGYFDAFRTARLPSNLIQAQRDYFGAHTYELIGKEGVFHTQWTGLRDKVESPAGPQANQAPATPPVPGTKQSNEEPLNKHL from the coding sequence ATGAGCGACACCCCCATGGACTACGCATTCGGCATGATTGGCCTCGGCACGATGGGCCGCAACCTGCTGCTGAACATGGCCGACCACGGCTTTGCGGTGGCTGGCTACGACAAAAACCAAAAGCAGGTAGACCTGCTCGGCCAGGAAGGCCAGGGCAAGCCCGTAAAGGGCTTTATGGACTCCAAAGAATTTGTGCAGAGCATTAAAATGCCCCGCGCTATCATGATGCTGGTGCCCGCGGGCGCTATTGTCGACAGCGTGATTGCGGAGATGACACCGCTGCTTAGCCCCGGCGATATTCTCATCGACGGCGGCAACTCGCACTTCACCGATACCGAGCGCCGGGCCAAGGAGCTGGCGGCCAAAAACCTGCACTTCTTCGGCATGGGCGTGAGCGGCGGCGAGGAAGGTGCCCGCTTTGGCCCTAGCATGATGCCCGGCGGCGACGCCGAGGCCTACAAAGTAATGCAGCCGGTGTTTGAGGCCATCGCGGCCAAAGTTGATGGCGCGCCCTGCGTGGCCTACATGGGCCCAGGGGCGGCGGGCCACTTCGTAAAAATGGTGCACAACGGCATCGAATACGGCCTGATGGAGCTGATAGCCGAAACCTACGGTGTGCTTAAAACCGGCCTGGGTCTTGATAACGCAGCTATCGGCCAGGTATTTACGCAGTGGAACGAGGGGCGCCTGCAGTCGTTCCTGTTAGATATAACCAAGGATATATTTGCCTTCAACGCCCCCGGCACCGACCACCTGCTGCTCGACGACATCAAGGATGAGGCCCGCGCCAAGGGTACCGGCAAGTGGACTTCGCAGGTGGCGATGGACCTGCAGGCCCCCATCCCGACTATCGACACGGCCGTGTCGATGCGCGACTTATCGAAGTACAAAGAGCTGCGGGTGCAGCTGGCTGCGCAGTACGGCCCCGAAGCCGGCCAGCTGCCTGGCAATAAGGAAGAAGTGCTCAGGCAGTTGGAGCAGGCCTTCTACTTCAGCATGATAATGAGCTATGCCCAGGGCATGCACCTGCTGGCCAAGGCGTCGGAAGAGTACAAATACGACCTGCACCTGGCCACCATTGCTAAAATCTGGCGCGGCGGCTGCATTATCCGCTCGGCATTTTTGAACGACATTTTCAATGCCTTCGAAGGCAATAACCAGCTGGCTCACTTGCTGCTCGATGGCAAGGTGCAGCCGCTGGTGCAGGGCAGCGTGGGCGGCGCACGCAGCCTTATCGCGGCAGCCGTAACGAGCGGGCTGGCCGTACCGGCCTACACCTCGGCGCTGGGCTATTTTGATGCCTTCCGCACGGCCCGCCTGCCTTCGAATCTTATTCAGGCGCAGCGCGACTATTTCGGGGCGCACACCTACGAGCTGATTGGGAAAGAAGGTGTTTTTCATACGCAATGGACGGGCTTGCGCGACAAGGTAGAGTCGCCGGCCGGCCCGCAGGCAAACCAGGCGCCGGCCACGCCGCCCGTGCCCGGCACTAAGCAGTCAAACGAAGAGCCTCTTAACAAGCACTTGTAG
- the zwf gene encoding glucose-6-phosphate dehydrogenase, with amino-acid sequence MNALLKSQPTVFVIFGGTGDLNARKLAPALYNLYLEGWLPEQFALIGTGRTPLTDDDFRGRMLSDVNEFSRSGKVKQEQWEAFGPHIYYQAADVQNAKTYKEFGTRIKELEKDWKAPANVIYYLAVAPNFFPIIAENLAKAGLTEDAERTRIVIEKPFGHDLDSAKELNTLLGRIFQEKQIYRIDHYLGKETVQNIMAFRFANAIMEPLWNRNYIEHVQISVTESLGVGERTGYYDGSGALRDMIQNHLLQLLCIVAMEPPVSFSAEEVRDRKVDVLRAMRRFTPESVREQAVRGQYGPGWIEGKQVPGYREEPGANPQSNTETFAAVKFFVDNWRWHGVPFYLRTGKRLHRSASVITIQFKEVPHFIFPPETVDTMKQNRLVISIQPEMSIRLQVQAKRPGVEMMLNTVDMVFDYKGTYVSEAPEAYETLLLDVMLGDQTLFMRGDQVEEAWDLVMPILTSWQNRISQNFPNYSADSWGPEVAEALVAKDGFHWFTLPLNNKKP; translated from the coding sequence ATGAACGCGCTTTTAAAATCACAGCCGACCGTTTTCGTCATTTTTGGCGGCACCGGCGACCTGAACGCCCGCAAGCTGGCCCCGGCCCTGTATAACCTTTACCTCGAAGGCTGGCTGCCCGAGCAGTTTGCCCTCATCGGCACGGGCCGCACCCCTCTCACCGACGACGACTTCCGGGGCCGGATGCTGAGCGACGTAAACGAGTTTTCGCGTAGCGGCAAGGTGAAGCAGGAGCAGTGGGAGGCTTTCGGGCCGCACATTTATTACCAGGCCGCCGACGTGCAGAATGCCAAGACCTACAAGGAGTTTGGCACGCGCATCAAGGAGCTGGAAAAAGACTGGAAAGCGCCCGCCAACGTCATCTACTACCTGGCGGTAGCGCCCAACTTCTTCCCCATTATTGCCGAAAACCTGGCCAAAGCCGGCCTGACGGAAGATGCCGAACGCACGCGCATCGTTATTGAGAAGCCTTTTGGCCACGACCTCGATTCGGCCAAGGAGCTAAATACGCTGCTGGGTCGCATATTCCAGGAAAAGCAAATATACAGAATCGACCATTATCTGGGCAAGGAGACGGTGCAGAACATCATGGCTTTCCGCTTTGCCAATGCTATAATGGAGCCGCTCTGGAACCGCAACTACATCGAGCACGTCCAGATTTCAGTAACCGAGAGCCTGGGCGTGGGCGAGCGCACGGGCTACTACGATGGCTCGGGGGCGCTGCGCGACATGATTCAGAACCACCTGCTGCAATTGCTGTGCATAGTGGCCATGGAGCCGCCGGTGAGCTTCAGCGCCGAAGAAGTGCGCGACCGCAAGGTGGACGTGCTGCGGGCCATGCGCCGCTTCACGCCCGAAAGCGTGCGCGAGCAGGCCGTGCGCGGACAGTACGGGCCGGGCTGGATTGAGGGAAAACAGGTGCCCGGCTACCGCGAGGAGCCCGGCGCTAACCCCCAATCGAATACGGAAACCTTCGCGGCGGTAAAGTTTTTTGTGGACAACTGGCGCTGGCACGGGGTACCGTTTTACCTGCGCACCGGCAAGCGGCTGCACCGGTCGGCCTCGGTCATAACCATTCAGTTTAAGGAGGTGCCGCACTTCATTTTTCCGCCCGAAACGGTGGACACCATGAAGCAGAACCGTCTGGTTATCAGCATTCAGCCCGAAATGAGTATTCGCCTGCAAGTGCAGGCCAAGCGCCCCGGCGTGGAGATGATGCTCAACACCGTGGATATGGTGTTTGACTACAAAGGCACTTACGTGAGCGAAGCGCCCGAAGCCTACGAAACGCTGCTGCTCGACGTGATGCTGGGCGACCAGACGCTCTTTATGCGCGGCGACCAGGTAGAGGAAGCCTGGGACCTGGTGATGCCCATTCTGACGTCGTGGCAAAACCGCATCAGCCAGAATTTTCCCAACTACTCGGCCGACTCGTGGGGGCCGGAAGTGGCCGAAGCCCTCGTGGCCAAGGATGGCTTCCACTGGTTTACGCTGCCGCTCAACAACAAGAAACCATGA
- the pgl gene encoding 6-phosphogluconolactonase — translation MNLHVLKSADDTLRALADYFVAVASQALAARGRFVVALSGGSSPKKLYELLASPEYRSQLAWEQVYFFFGDERNVPQTSPESNYLLAKTTLFNSLNIRPTQVVAVDTRLAPAEAAAQYGVAVEEFFGEEKAVFDLVLLGLGDNAHTASLFPHTPVLHDTTVGVKEVWLPEQEVFRITFTAPLINQARAVAFLVYGAGKAEAVRQVLELPRNMEQYPAQLIQPEHGEVEWFLDEAAAALIKHR, via the coding sequence ATGAACCTACACGTGTTGAAGAGCGCCGATGACACGCTGCGCGCGCTTGCCGATTACTTCGTGGCGGTTGCCAGCCAGGCCCTGGCGGCCCGCGGCCGCTTTGTGGTGGCGCTGTCGGGGGGCAGCTCACCCAAGAAGCTCTACGAGCTGCTGGCCTCGCCCGAATATCGCTCGCAGCTGGCCTGGGAGCAGGTGTACTTCTTTTTTGGCGACGAGCGCAACGTACCCCAAACCTCGCCCGAGAGCAACTACCTGCTGGCCAAAACGACTTTATTCAATTCGCTGAATATTCGCCCCACTCAGGTTGTTGCCGTTGATACCAGGCTGGCCCCGGCCGAAGCGGCCGCCCAGTATGGCGTGGCCGTGGAGGAGTTTTTTGGGGAAGAAAAAGCAGTATTCGACCTGGTGCTGCTGGGCCTGGGCGACAACGCGCATACGGCATCGCTCTTTCCGCACACGCCCGTGCTGCACGATACCACCGTGGGCGTGAAGGAAGTATGGCTGCCCGAACAGGAAGTGTTTCGCATCACTTTTACCGCTCCGCTGATAAACCAGGCGCGGGCCGTGGCCTTCCTGGTTTACGGCGCGGGCAAGGCCGAGGCCGTGCGGCAGGTGCTGGAGCTTCCGCGCAATATGGAGCAGTATCCGGCCCAGCTGATTCAACCGGAGCACGGAGAAGTTGAGTGGTTTCTGGACGAGGCGGCGGCGGCGCTTATCAAGCACAGGTAA
- the rpiA gene encoding ribose-5-phosphate isomerase RpiA, which translates to MASLIPALSPQEYEKQLAAAAAVGWVREGMLLGLGTGTTAAHFITQLGEKVRNGLKVQGTATSLASEALARQVGIPLVEPRRGLTFDLAVDGADELDGQLRLIKGGGGALLREKVLETASRYLLVIADSSKVVPVLGRFPLPLEVVPFALPWVLDALEQLGGAPVLRMRKDDPAAPAYSDQKNLLVDCHFQQIAEPEWLATQLKTIPGIVEHGLFIGLAKAAVVIQGGVAQVLKPGEAARPAAEFAELP; encoded by the coding sequence ATGGCTTCTCTCATCCCCGCTCTTTCGCCCCAAGAATATGAAAAACAACTCGCTGCCGCCGCTGCCGTGGGCTGGGTGCGCGAGGGCATGCTGCTAGGACTGGGCACCGGCACCACGGCCGCGCATTTTATTACCCAGCTTGGCGAAAAAGTGCGCAATGGCCTGAAAGTGCAGGGTACTGCCACCTCGCTGGCCAGCGAAGCGCTGGCGCGGCAGGTGGGTATTCCGCTGGTGGAGCCGCGCCGGGGCCTCACCTTCGACCTGGCCGTGGACGGCGCCGATGAGCTCGATGGGCAGCTGCGCCTCATCAAAGGCGGGGGCGGCGCGCTATTGCGCGAAAAAGTGCTCGAAACGGCCTCGCGCTATCTGCTCGTTATTGCCGATTCTTCCAAGGTGGTGCCCGTGCTGGGCCGTTTTCCGCTGCCGCTCGAAGTGGTGCCCTTCGCCCTGCCCTGGGTGCTCGATGCGCTTGAGCAGCTGGGCGGCGCCCCAGTGCTGCGAATGCGCAAAGACGACCCGGCCGCACCCGCTTATTCCGACCAGAAAAACCTGCTGGTCGACTGTCATTTTCAGCAGATTGCGGAGCCGGAATGGCTGGCTACGCAGCTCAAAACCATTCCGGGTATTGTGGAGCACGGCCTCTTTATTGGCCTGGCCAAGGCGGCAGTGGTTATTCAGGGCGGCGTAGCCCAGGTGCTAAAGCCCGGCGAAGCCGCCCGTCCGGCTGCGGAGTTTGCCGAGCTGCCATAA
- a CDS encoding DMT family transporter, protein MPAPALPRPTASLPEAALAPAVSAAPEVVAHEAGPPASAWGLLLVLSLIWGTSFILMKKGLVVFSAMELGATRVSVAALLLLPFGLREIGRVERSRLKWLALSGTVGTLIPAFLFAYAETRLASGLAGVLNALTAVFALLVGALLFGQRLTGLRVLGIGLGLVGTVVLMLLGGSGDATTPAGGAGNAWYGLYIVVATVGYGLSVNVIKHRLHAMRPVAVTSLLLLLIGGPALAYLLLGTGFVHKLATVPGAWPAFGYIALLATMSTAVATMLFNMLIQRSTTLFASSSTYLIPIVALAWGALDGEAFNLWHAAGMVIILAGVFIIHRAR, encoded by the coding sequence ATGCCTGCCCCTGCCCTGCCCCGCCCTACCGCCAGCCTACCAGAAGCTGCCCTTGCCCCCGCCGTGTCGGCCGCCCCCGAAGTAGTAGCGCACGAGGCCGGCCCGCCCGCTTCGGCCTGGGGCCTGCTGCTGGTACTCTCGCTCATCTGGGGCACCTCTTTTATTTTGATGAAGAAAGGGCTCGTGGTGTTTTCGGCGATGGAGCTGGGCGCAACGCGGGTGAGCGTAGCGGCGCTGCTGCTCCTGCCGTTTGGGCTGCGCGAAATCGGCCGCGTTGAGCGCAGCCGCCTCAAGTGGCTGGCGCTCAGCGGCACGGTGGGCACGCTTATTCCGGCTTTCCTCTTTGCCTATGCCGAAACGCGACTGGCCTCAGGGCTGGCGGGTGTGCTCAATGCTCTCACGGCAGTATTTGCGCTGCTGGTGGGGGCGCTGCTGTTCGGGCAGCGCCTCACCGGGCTGCGCGTGCTGGGTATCGGGCTGGGCCTGGTGGGCACGGTGGTGCTAATGCTGCTCGGCGGCAGCGGCGACGCCACCACCCCGGCCGGCGGCGCGGGCAATGCCTGGTACGGGCTCTACATTGTGGTGGCTACCGTGGGCTATGGCCTCAGCGTGAACGTGATAAAGCATCGTCTGCACGCCATGAGGCCGGTAGCCGTCACCTCGCTGCTCCTACTGCTTATCGGCGGACCTGCGCTGGCGTATTTGTTGCTGGGCACGGGCTTCGTGCACAAGCTGGCTACGGTGCCGGGCGCGTGGCCGGCGTTTGGCTACATCGCTCTGCTGGCCACTATGAGCACGGCCGTGGCCACCATGCTCTTCAATATGCTCATTCAGCGCTCTACCACGCTGTTTGCCTCATCGAGCACCTACCTCATTCCCATTGTGGCGCTGGCCTGGGGCGCGCTCGATGGCGAGGCGTTCAACCTGTGGCACGCGGCCGGCATGGTCATTATTCTGGCGGGCGTATTTATCATTCACCGGGCCCGGTAG